ttgttgaaactaaaacgaaaaaaaataactcttttttaagattatcattggcttctttttcacctcaccactattcttagcaacaaaggtcgccatttcgtttgtttattactcgctaaaaactatcaaatgcactcaaaagcctaaaattgaaaaaaagtttacaggaatcgaccaatcgagcgagttAGCGAGCGAGTGCCATCCTCCACATCctatctacaactcgctcttatgcatgcgcgcaattcacgagttaaaaaattggatttcAAATAATGTCTCCCCTGCAGCTTCATAGGTATCCAAATTTCATAACATAGGAGCAGAATATTTAGTTTGCTAGTTTGGagacaaattttcaacaaataGGTTTCTCTTTGGAAGCTCAAAAGTATTTTATCAATGTCAGTGAATTTTGATGCTGGGGATTTATTTACACGGTTTCTAAAGCTAGCTTCTCCTTGAAGAAAAAATGTACTTACTTTGGAATGTGTTTGACTTTCTTCAGGAGCACATGTGAGGTACATTGAGTCTCAATCTTTCTCTTGCTTGTCATAACTTTCAACAGTCCACAATGAAAATAGCACATCTATGTAAGGAAGGAATTAACCTGCTTCTCGAAGATCTTGCTCGAATGGCCTGGAGCGTATACTTCGGTCGCTTTCTTTTTAAATGCGGAGTGTCGCTTTCGTAATCACCCAGAAATTCGGTGGCTCTGTTCCACTTAGAACTGGCTGTATCCCACTTCTGATAACCTTCAagaaaatggatgaatttaatgcTGAGTAAATTAGAAGTATCTTTTTATCCACGATTGCAGTCATAGATTTTCATAAAATGCTGTGACATTGGTGATAGAAAAGATACATGATGTTTAGTCATTTATATGCATCTACCTTGTTTCTAGATGAAGACattgtaattttgtttaaacTCAGATGTAGGTAGCGTGGTGTTTCTAGAGATATCGAAATCTAGGAAACGTtgcttaagaaaataaatacgTATTACGCGACAAAAATTGAATCGGATAAAGTCAGTGTGGAAACTTTATAGCCATCTATGTCTCATACTTGCTTGCTGTTCCCTGGGTGTGAAATTTTATTACACTGCTACTTtccaatttatattatttttttaccttgttgTAACCTGGGAGTCCAGGTACTCTGAAGAACTGTTATACACCAGTCTTTCTTCTCTCTTGTTGAGCGGCATTCTGAGAAGATTCAGCCGACCAAAGGTTGTTTAAAGCGGTTGTAAACTGTTGATATCTTGCTGAAGTGAGGACCGAAGTGTGATCAGTTTTCAGGAGTTTTATCATAAAAGTCTTTGACAAGACTTGTCGGAGTCCCATCTTGGCTGTTGTTTTTGCTGTATTCCACGAGCAATGATTAACATGAAGGATTTTTGGTGAATCCGTACTTTTTCAGTGTCACATAGTAAAGAATCACcgttaaaaattcaaaagtgaTCAGATCGGCTGAGGTGCGCATGGcagtaaaaaatattgttggAATTCAAGTAGTTTACATTCAAAGgcgcaaaatattttcaaacaccAATGATCGCtcattatttcaaattcttCCTCTGCCATGTCTGCAGCacctttttcgttttctttcacACTTGAATAGAAGCTAAAAATATGCTATGCCCTGGCtagggttttttaattttgtaaagagAGCGTCATTTGAATGATGCGCAGATCAAACCTATTAGATTTTACCGCAAGTGaaagggccggttatttaaacaactATTAGCCATTGTtgaacaaaaccgcgttctaatCCAACTTCAATTTAGTCGAaacttttatctgaacatttatttttgtaaacagtgTAAAGAGGACCGAACGCTTatagtggaaggacatttatttaattagaCCAACCCTCTAATACAGAGGCCCACCACTCgcgtaaaaccgtggtttgggttagacctcgtgtaaataaccggcccaaaGTCTTAGGGTTTTTTTATCACGCATCGGCGAAAGGCCCCAGTGAAACAGCTTTTATCTTCTGCAGCGTAACGGCAATCACTGGAAAAATCATACCACACGTTATTTTTGCGACGAAAAACCGTTTAAACACAAGTACGTTGTTGTATATAGGAGGTCATTTCTATTTCGGTTGGAGCATGCATCGCATCATTTTGTAGTGGTTAAAAAATACctttattttgttgtaattCAACTCGAGCTACCTTGTAAATATGCTCTATAAATTCATGCCCGAGGACAAAACGCTATGCAAATCGGGAATAATTTAGTGCACATACTAATAGCGTGTCAGAGTCCCTTTAACTGCCTATAGAAACCCAAGTATCAAATAGCTCAGGCCGGCAGTAGTTACTTGCCGCGCGTTACTCAGACGTGACATTTTTGTAGAAAAACTAACAGAACCTATCGACTGGATGACTTACACATGATATCATGTGATATCATGTGTAAGTCATCCAGTTGATAGGTTCTGTTAGTTTGCTTgcggttgttgttttttctttatttttaatgcTTGCATCACTTGTTAATATTTTGAGATGTTTTCGTTATTTCTCATGCTACGTTAGGGAGACTTGGGACCACAATTGGTGACTTATCATCAAACTTGAGGCATATATCACATTCATGTCGTGTGACTAGTCTAACGTGGGTGATTAAGATCCCTTCAAGACTACATCACAACCATCTGTTGAAACTTCAATTATCAAGTATCCACAATTGGTGACTTATCCACAATTGGTGACTTATCATCAAACTTGAGGCATATATCACATTCATGTCGTGTGACTAGTCTAACGTGGGTGATTAAGATCCCTTCAAGACTACATCACAACCATCTGTTGAAACTTCAATTACCAAGTATCAAATAGCTCAGGCCTGCAGTAGTTACTTGCCGCGCGTTACTCAGACGTGACATTTTTGTAGAAAAACTAACAGAACCTATCGACTGGATAACTTACACATGATATCATGTGTAAGTCATCCAGTTGATAGGTTCTGTTAGTTTGCTTgcggttgttgttttttctttatttttaatgcTTGCATCACTTGTTAATATTTTGAGATGTTTTCGTTATTTCTCATGCTACGTTAGAGAGACTTGGGACCACAATTGGTGACTTATCATCAAACTTGAGGCATATATCACATTCATGTCGTGTGACTAGTCTAACGTGGGTGATTAAGATCCCTTCAAGACTACATCACAACCATCTGTTGAAACTTCAATTGAGACAGACGCAGCAAACCTGCGAGCCTTTCTCAAACCAGAGAAAGATATTCTTTAGGTGCTACTCAGGCACGTGAGTACTCATACTTTATTTACCGAAACCAATAACACATCCTTCTTGAGTGCGGTGTTATTAAATTCGATCGATCATATCAAAAATGGCGGATGAACTTGCAGGAATCCTAAAGGAAAAGGCAAAGCAAGCAATTGGCGTCCATTCTTCAGACCTATATGATCTGAGCAAAGGAATATGGAAGAACCCACAACTGAATTTTAAGGAAACGTATGCTCACGAGCTACTAACGAAGTTTTTGGCGGAGCATGGTTTCTGTGTTACTCCTCATTACACTTTGGATACGGCTTTCCGAGCTGAGTGCGGAGAGGATGGAGGTCTAACAGTTGGTATTATCAGCGAATATGATGCTTTACCAGAAATAGGACACGCTTGTGGACATAATCTGATCGCTGAATCAGGAGTAGCAGCAGCTTTGGGTAAACTTTACGTCagtaataggccattttacagttatgtacttagttgccaagcctttgatttggagtgaggctgaaggtgaccttgttgtgatagagacctgtatctagttagcatgataacaaagtaatttgcatttgaaaagcagcaaggtttgtatcatcaCAAGttcacccttagcctcattcctgttcaaaggcttggcaaccaagcacacaactgtaaaatggactattgtcTGTATCAAATTAATGTATGCAGGTAGAAGCAAAATACTTAGGTCTCGTTTGGTCTGTTATGATTTGTCGTCAAACTGTGTAATTCCACAGATAGGGCAAATTTggctttaaaacttttcaaaattgttgttaAAGGCGTATTTAACGAAACGATTTTGTGCCAGTGAGGTCAGGTTAAATATTAGTACAGTGACGTGGACGAATTAGcatgtaacttttccctataatatccatacattttccagctaacaggtaatgaaaataatcaaacatatcaggtggaattttttgtcttgatctaacaccaaattcttatgactaatttgtataggtaatcacatgatttcgagtgcaatttggaataaagactaacaaaattgcacgagcccgtagggcgagtgcaatttgtggtctttgaaaaaaattaacaagtgcttgtttattccaaattgcacgagaaaaatcatgtgattacgtgttaataatattcATGGAAAAAcacgagatggcttatcataataaaacataagcaaagcgcgcgcgtcaagtgcaaaaatcatttattcaaatcttgcgttcggtcaaaacaaccgcgtacgatcaaaataataataaattatgcaatgatatcttcacgtctttaaggtgcaaaaaagttcaaagtccagctaaacagttcaaggaattgttcagtctgtgtcctaatcactttcgatgaaatagaatcgtcgtttccgaggtttaaccatgtttttttaatttcggcgtgtgatcgctcgagcaaagtgttaagctggatcggctcgtaattttcgatttcctcggcaattcccttctctaaacaccactttttccaaaccgacaaccaaaaagcagtgctttttacagtgttttcgttaTTTAAGCcgtttttcagctgcggtggcgaaagaaagcCTACTTAAAacaccggccattgtttcgctcgcaaattttcaaattttgttgcgacatccaaggctcgcatttgattggctatctgtgagtttctttgattattgaccaatcagaatgtctgatttgtttctttttttgcactgaattaaccctcttctgcactgaattaactctcttctgcactgaattacctgaaaactgcatttatcttaaccaatcagaactaagtaatttttccatgtatattattaaaaaagaaaatgtgcagcagctagatgggagaattaacaatcagatcttgggcaGTTAAGGGGTTTTTACCCTCATTTCTATGAGATTCCAATACAAGGTGAGTCGCAGTTTGTGTGAAGTAATAATATCACATTTCTGTACCGTTCTAATTtcgctttgaaaaaatttaaatgctcATTCTCCCAATAAATCACCGTAGGTCTGAAAATTGCATTGGATTCAGTAAATCAGAAACCCAAAGTCAAAATTGTTCTTCTTGGAACTCCTGCTGAGGAAGGAGGAGGGGGAAAGATTTTGATGATCAACAATGGCTGCTTCAAAGATCTTGACTTCTGTATGATGGTTCATCCTGCCGATATAGATGAGCTTAAACCTCCATGTTTAGCAATCGAACAAGTCAAAGTTACTTACCATGGTCATTCCTCGCATGCTGCCGCATCCCCTTGGAAAGGAGTCAATGCATTGGATGCAGCAGTCATAGCCTATACGAGTATAAGTGCATTGCGACAGCAGATGAAGCCCAAATGGAGCGTTCATGGTGTTATCACGGAGGGAGGTGTGAAGCCAAACATCATTCCTGATCGCGCACAGATCCAATACTACATCCGAGCTCCGACCGACAAGGAACTTGATGTCTTGAAAGAAAAGGTCATAAATTGTTTCGAATCAGCAGCCACGGCCACAGGTGAAATAGACAGAAGACAATTGACAATTAGCTGTAACATTTCTGGTTAAAGAGTGCGATTGCCTGAGGCTGTTTGCAATGACCGCAGGTAGCCCAAGCTCGCACAATGAGCCTCCGTGAACATGTTTGTGTCCTACAAGGgacaaaataaatgcatttgCAGGACAACGGTTGCAATATTAAGCAAACAATCTAAAATATTGATATCTAAAAACAATTTAACTTCCCTTTCTTTGAACCCTGTGACTTTCTTAGGCTGATGTGCGGTTCTTTAGCTCTGCTTTAATCCCCCCACCATCCCTTTGCCCTCTAAATCGTCATTTCCGGATTCCGTCACTCACCGTGGGAAAGACTTCTTGAGAGGCCAAAGCGTGGGAAACATACCAAGCATACGAAACTCACTAGATCTAAAGGaagtaaagtttgttttttatttttatgaaattagtTCAGATTGTTGGATTAAGATTGCGACCTTTCATTCTCATGCAAATCCTTAGATTTCCCTTCCTGCTCGACACAAACATATTTACACATTTATGGAGGCTCAATCTGCGTTCTTGCACTTCCTGTGAAGTGATTGGAAGTTTTTGCCTCACTCGTTGATTTTCCTCGTTCTTCTTTTCTAGGATGCACGGTGTCTATTGAATGGGATCCAAAACGTTACTCCAGTTTGGATACAAATGACACACTGGCAAATCTCTATCAAGCCAATGTCATGACCTTGGGAGTAGCGTTCAATCCTGCAAAGAAAGAACTGAGTGGCTCAACAGATATGGGAAATGTCTCCCAAATAATCCCGTCAATCCACGTTATGTACGGTATTGGCAGCGACGCTGTGAACCATTCTCATGCATTTACTTCAGCAGCAATAACGGAGATTGCCCACGAGAGAACTTTGATTGCAAGCAAGGCGATGGCCATGACTGCTATTGATGTTCTGTGCAATCCCGAATTTATGCAAAAAATCAAGAAGGACTTTGATAGAACACACAGCCTCTGACCAAGATACGCTTCAGCTAATACCATGCCGCAAAATGGGTACAATTAAGGCATTTTCATATAAACCATCCCAAATCAAGACTATTTTGTAAGATTCCCCAGATCTGTTGATATAACATCCAACCGACAGACACTTGTTTCTGGCAAATAGTCAAACCTGTAATCGAACCAGGCGCTGTATACTTGCTTAGCCCCAAATTTGATCCTGAATGTAGCAACAACTAAAAATTGTGTCATTACTATAAGCTATCTCAGTTTTAAAATggtaatttttcatatttcatccAGTTGAACTGATATAGTAGCGTACATTTCCAATATAATCACTGCTGCTGAGCTTTGAACAACAATGAACAATATTTTGCGATTTTATCATTTGGCGAAAAGTTCGTGTGACAATCACGCAACACACTTGGATTCGTGACCACAATTCGCGCCTTGTCCATCGCACGCGCCACCCTCGCATCATTTTCTTATTAagcaataggaaaaaaaataaaggacctcagtttttttcatgtatgtatTTTGTTGTCTTAGGCCATGTATTTTCACCTCATTTTCGTCTGTGATCCTTTGCTGACAGCTGTTTGGTTCTATGGACTATTCGTTCTTTGCATCCACATTTCACAGGGGAGTTGTCAAGCAAGTGTATTCATAGAGAG
This region of Pocillopora verrucosa isolate sample1 chromosome 3, ASM3666991v2, whole genome shotgun sequence genomic DNA includes:
- the LOC131798174 gene encoding peptidase M20 domain-containing protein 2 — its product is MADELAGILKEKAKQAIGVHSSDLYDLSKGIWKNPQLNFKETYAHELLTKFLAEHGFCVTPHYTLDTAFRAECGEDGGLTVGIISEYDALPEIGHACGHNLIAESGVAAALGLKIALDSVNQKPKVKIVLLGTPAEEGGGGKILMINNGCFKDLDFCMMVHPADIDELKPPCLAIEQVKVTYHGHSSHAAASPWKGVNALDAAVIAYTSISALRQQMKPKWSVHGVITEGGVKPNIIPDRAQIQYYIRAPTDKELDVLKEKVINCFESAATATGCTVSIEWDPKRYSSLDTNDTLANLYQANVMTLGVAFNPAKKELSGSTDMGNVSQIIPSIHVMYGIGSDAVNHSHAFTSAAITEIAHERTLIASKAMAMTAIDVLCNPEFMQKIKKDFDRTHSL